A single Primulina eburnea isolate SZY01 chromosome 11, ASM2296580v1, whole genome shotgun sequence DNA region contains:
- the LOC140805686 gene encoding NDR1/HIN1-like protein 3: protein MGEIKQPHLNGAYYGPSIPPPEKSYHRPGRRGGGGGGGCCCNPFTCCCSCIMNCICTCIFQIIITILIIVGIFVFICWLIFRPNTVKFYATDASLTEFNLNGTTLHYNLALNLTIRNPNKRIGIYYDQIEARAFYQGQRFSTVELTPFYQDKKSTNSLNADFKGQNLVLLGSKETSNYNDDKESGSFSVDVKLHLRIRLKFWFVKSTKVKPKIDCDLRIPLSSNGTASMSYESKRCDFDWR from the coding sequence ATGGGTGAAATCAAACAGCCCCATCTCAACGGCGCATACTACGGACCATCAATTCCGCCGCCGGAGAAGTCCTACCACCGACCCGGACGtcgcggcggcggcggcggaggCGGGTGCTGCTGCAACCCCTTCACTTGCTGCTGCAGCTGCATCATGAACTGTATATGCACCTGCATATTCCAGATCATAATCACCATTCTTATAATCGTCGGCATTTTCGTCTTCATCTGCTGGCTGATTTTCCGACCCAACACCGTCAAGTTCTACGCCACCGACGCCTCGCTCACCGAATTCAACCTGAATGGCACCACGCTGCATTACAATCTCGCGCTTAACCTGACTATTCGCAACCCTAACAAGCGAATCGGGATCTACTACGATCAGATCGAAGCACGTGCGTTTTACCAGGGGCAGAGATTCTCCACCGTGGAATTGACGCCTTTTTATCAGGATAAGAAGAGCACCAATTCGCTGAATGCCGATTTCAAGGGGCAGAACCTGGTTCTGCTTGGGAGTAAAGAGACATCGAACTACAACGATGACAAGGAATCCGGCTCATTCAGCGTCGATGTAAAGCTTCATCTAAGGATCAGGTTGAAATTTTGGTTCGTGAAATCTACGAAGGTCAAGCCCAAGATTGATTGCGATTTGAGAATCCCTTTGAGCTCCAACGGAACAGCATCTATGAGTTACGAATCGAAGAGGTGTGATTTTGATTGGCGTTGA